A part of Bartonella quintana genomic DNA contains:
- the secE gene encoding preprotein translocase subunit SecE: MTSKTNPITFLKQVYAETIKVKWPTRRETVISTFMVLLVTSLAAAFFFIVDQIMHFSVWHGIDLLKYLFN, from the coding sequence ATGACATCTAAAACCAATCCCATTACCTTTTTAAAACAGGTTTATGCAGAAACAATTAAGGTAAAGTGGCCTACGCGTCGTGAGACGGTGATCTCTACTTTTATGGTGTTATTGGTGACGTCATTGGCTGCAGCTTTCTTTTTTATTGTGGATCAGATTATGCATTTTAGTGTTTGGCATGGTATTGATCTCCTGAAGTATCTTTTTAATTGA
- the nusG gene encoding transcription termination/antitermination protein NusG, producing the protein MAARWYIVQAYSNFEKKIAEAIDKEAKQKGLDHLFEKIFVPTERVVEVRRGRKVDTERKFFPGYVLVCAELTDEVYHLIKNTPKVTGFLGSDSRPIPISDREAEQILKQVQEGVESPKSSVLFEVGEQVRVADGPFVSFNGIVQEVEEERSRLKVEVLIFGRPTPVDLEFGQVEKL; encoded by the coding sequence GTGGCTGCTCGTTGGTATATTGTTCAAGCATATTCAAATTTTGAAAAGAAAATAGCGGAAGCTATTGACAAGGAGGCGAAGCAAAAAGGGCTCGATCATCTGTTTGAAAAGATTTTTGTTCCTACAGAGCGTGTTGTTGAGGTTCGTCGTGGTCGTAAGGTTGATACTGAGCGGAAATTTTTTCCCGGTTATGTTCTTGTTTGTGCTGAGTTGACAGATGAGGTTTATCATCTCATTAAGAATACACCTAAAGTGACAGGTTTTTTAGGTTCGGATTCGCGTCCTATTCCCATTTCTGATCGAGAAGCTGAGCAAATTCTTAAACAAGTTCAGGAAGGGGTCGAATCTCCGAAGTCATCTGTATTATTTGAGGTTGGCGAGCAAGTTCGTGTTGCTGATGGTCCTTTTGTTTCGTTTAATGGAATTGTTCAAGAGGTTGAAGAAGAACGCTCTCGTCTTAAGGTTGAGGTGCTGATTTTTGGGCGTCCTACGCCTGTTGATTTGGAATTTGGTCAGGTTGAAAAACTCTGA
- the rplK gene encoding 50S ribosomal protein L11, with protein sequence MAKKSIGQLKLQVPAGAATPSPPIGPALGQRGINIMEFCKAFNAATQEMEKGAPIPVIITYYQDKSFTFSLKTPPVSFFLKKEVNLKSGSKEPGKVSVGRISRDKIRSIAEAKMKDLNANDIEAAMRMVEGSARSMGLEVVG encoded by the coding sequence ATGGCAAAAAAAAGTATAGGTCAGCTCAAGTTGCAGGTTCCTGCAGGAGCGGCTACCCCGTCTCCACCGATTGGTCCTGCTCTTGGTCAGCGTGGTATTAATATCATGGAATTCTGTAAGGCATTTAATGCGGCGACCCAGGAAATGGAAAAGGGTGCACCGATTCCAGTTATTATCACTTATTACCAAGATAAATCTTTCACATTTTCTCTAAAAACGCCTCCTGTATCATTTTTCTTGAAGAAGGAAGTAAATTTGAAATCTGGTTCAAAAGAACCTGGTAAAGTGTCTGTCGGAAGGATCTCTCGGGATAAAATTCGTTCAATTGCAGAAGCAAAGATGAAGGATCTTAACGCAAATGACATTGAGGCAGCAATGCGCATGGTTGAAGGTTCTGCTCGCTCTATGGGCTTGGAAGTGGTGGGCTAA
- the rplA gene encoding 50S ribosomal protein L1, with product MRKVAKRIKDIRKDIDFNELYALKDAVSMVKERAVAKFDETIEISMNLGVDPRHADQMVRGVAHLPNGTGRNVRVAVFARGEKAEEAKASGADIVGAEDLFESINSGTIDFDRCIATPDMMLLVGRLGKILGPRNLMPNPKVGTVTLDIANTVKASKGGAVEFRVEKAGIVHAGIGKASFGVEKIVENIKAFASAVIKARPQGAKGEYIKRVAVSSTMGIGIKVDPATVCSE from the coding sequence ATGAGAAAAGTGGCAAAGAGAATAAAAGATATACGTAAAGATATTGATTTTAATGAACTTTACGCTTTAAAAGATGCGGTTTCGATGGTTAAAGAGCGTGCAGTTGCTAAGTTTGATGAAACAATAGAGATTTCCATGAACTTGGGTGTTGATCCTCGTCATGCAGATCAAATGGTTCGAGGTGTTGCTCATTTACCCAATGGGACTGGACGTAATGTCCGTGTTGCTGTTTTCGCACGTGGAGAAAAAGCTGAGGAAGCTAAGGCTTCAGGTGCTGATATTGTGGGGGCTGAAGACTTGTTTGAAAGCATTAATAGTGGGACAATTGATTTTGATCGTTGTATTGCTACGCCGGACATGATGCTTCTTGTTGGTCGTCTTGGTAAGATTCTTGGTCCAAGGAATTTAATGCCGAATCCCAAAGTTGGTACTGTGACACTTGATATTGCCAATACTGTTAAAGCTTCTAAGGGTGGTGCTGTTGAGTTTCGCGTTGAAAAGGCTGGTATTGTGCATGCTGGTATTGGTAAGGCTTCTTTTGGGGTTGAGAAGATAGTAGAAAATATTAAAGCTTTTGCTAGTGCGGTTATTAAAGCTAGGCCGCAAGGTGCAAAAGGTGAATATATTAAGCGTGTTGCAGTTTCTTCTACTATGGGGATTGGAATTAAAGTTGATCCTGCGACCGTTTGTTCAGAGTAG
- the rplJ gene encoding 50S ribosomal protein L10: protein MNRAEKREFVTWLNEAFRKSGSVVVAHYSGLTVLQMNSLRSKMGEAGGAVKVAKNRLAKIALQGTESESIVDLFTGQTLIAYSEDPITAPKVAVDFAKNNDKFVILGGSMGATSLSVDAVKSLASLPSLNELRAKLVGMISTPATRIAQIVNAPAGQVARVIGAYAQESKTA from the coding sequence GTGAATAGAGCGGAAAAACGCGAATTTGTCACATGGCTTAACGAGGCTTTTCGAAAGTCTGGTTCTGTTGTTGTTGCACATTATTCCGGTTTGACAGTTTTACAGATGAATAGTCTTCGTTCGAAAATGGGTGAAGCTGGCGGTGCTGTTAAAGTCGCCAAAAACCGTCTTGCTAAAATTGCTCTTCAGGGCACGGAATCTGAATCGATAGTGGATTTGTTTACTGGGCAGACACTTATTGCTTATTCAGAAGACCCAATTACGGCACCAAAAGTTGCTGTTGATTTTGCGAAAAACAATGACAAATTTGTCATTCTTGGCGGTTCAATGGGTGCAACAAGTTTGAGTGTAGATGCTGTGAAGTCTTTGGCTTCATTGCCTTCATTAAATGAGTTGCGGGCGAAACTCGTTGGTATGATTTCTACCCCTGCAACCCGTATTGCACAGATTGTTAATGCACCTGCTGGTCAAGTTGCACGTGTCATTGGCGCATATGCTCAGGAGAGTAAAACGGCTTAG
- the rplL gene encoding 50S ribosomal protein L7/L12, translating into MADLAKIVEDLSNLTLLEAAELSKLLEEKWGVSAAAPVAVATVAGAAAPAAEEKTEFDVILVDCGAQKINVIKEVRALTGLGLKEAKDLVEGAPKPIKEGASKDEAEKIKSQLEAAGAKVEFK; encoded by the coding sequence ATGGCTGATCTAGCGAAGATCGTAGAAGACCTTTCTAACCTAACCCTTTTGGAAGCTGCTGAGCTTTCTAAGTTGCTTGAAGAAAAATGGGGCGTTTCGGCTGCTGCTCCTGTGGCTGTAGCTACTGTTGCGGGTGCTGCTGCTCCAGCTGCTGAAGAAAAGACAGAGTTTGATGTTATTCTTGTTGACTGTGGTGCGCAGAAAATTAATGTCATTAAAGAAGTTCGCGCTCTTACTGGACTTGGCCTTAAAGAAGCTAAGGATCTGGTTGAAGGAGCACCTAAACCTATTAAAGAGGGTGCTTCTAAAGATGAAGCAGAAAAAATTAAATCTCAACTTGAAGCTGCTGGTGCTAAAGTTGAATTTAAGTAA